Proteins encoded in a region of the Pseudomonas putida genome:
- a CDS encoding DUF421 domain-containing protein, with protein sequence MVTFDLQRMLIGEFPMTFLLEVALRVSAAFLAVFFFLKFSGRRGIRQLSRFELVVILTLGSAAGDVTFYEDVPLLPVALVFLTLLLLYRGTVYMMRRSRTCEAWIDGLPITVVKEGMYEIHSLRNLNISSNELFMELRQQGVEHLGQVRLGILETDGDLSLYFYGPDDTRPGLSVLPVEHRPEYLSPPNAGLHCCVSCGFPTFHEPQDSVVCERCGHKVWSPALDTLRNR encoded by the coding sequence ATGGTCACATTCGATCTGCAACGGATGCTGATAGGCGAATTTCCAATGACCTTCCTCCTAGAGGTTGCCTTGCGAGTTTCTGCAGCTTTCCTGGCCGTGTTCTTCTTCTTGAAGTTCAGTGGTCGACGCGGAATCAGGCAGCTCTCCCGATTCGAGCTCGTGGTGATCCTCACCTTGGGCTCAGCCGCAGGCGATGTGACTTTCTACGAAGATGTACCCCTCCTCCCGGTCGCATTGGTTTTCCTCACGCTTTTGCTGCTCTATCGCGGAACCGTCTACATGATGAGGCGCAGCAGAACATGCGAGGCCTGGATCGATGGGTTGCCCATCACAGTCGTAAAGGAAGGAATGTACGAGATCCATTCGCTGCGGAATTTGAACATCTCGTCCAACGAGCTCTTCATGGAGCTGCGCCAACAAGGCGTGGAGCATCTCGGCCAGGTTCGGCTCGGCATATTGGAAACTGATGGCGATCTCAGTCTTTATTTCTATGGGCCAGACGACACCCGGCCAGGGCTGTCAGTGCTGCCAGTTGAACATCGTCCAGAGTACCTTTCGCCGCCGAACGCTGGCCTGCACTGTTGCGTCAGCTGCGGCTTCCCAACCTTCCATGAACCTCAAGACTCAGTCGTGTGTGAACGCTGCGGACATAAAGTCTGGTCACCTGCACTGGATACCTTACGCAACCGCTAG
- a CDS encoding SulP family inorganic anion transporter — MLQKLRQTWFSNVRADVLAGLVVALALIPEAIAFSIIAGVDPKVGLYASFCICAVIAFVGGRPGMISAATGAMALLMVTLVKEHGLQYLLAATLLCGVLQILAGYLKLGSLMRFVSRSVVTGFVNALAILIFMAQLPELTNVTWHVYAMTAAGLGIIYLFPYVPKIGKVIPSPLVCILTLTAIAIYLGLDIRTVGDMGQLPDTLPIFLWPEVPLNFETLRIIFPYSAALAVVGLLESMMTATIVDDLTDTTSNKNRECKGQGVANIAAGMLGGMAGCAMIGQSIINVKSGGRTRLSTLCAGVFLLLMVVFLGEWLSKIPMAALVAVMIMVSIGTFSWDSLRNLKEHPLSTNLVMVATVVVVVATHNLAYGVLVGVLLASLFFANKVGHYLDIKSTLEETKSHRTYRVVGQVFFSSADKFTEVFDFKEALNKVTIDLTQAHFWDITAVAALDKVVIKFRREGAEVEVLGLNEASATIVDRFGVHDKPGAIDKLMSH; from the coding sequence ATGCTGCAAAAACTTAGACAAACGTGGTTTTCCAACGTCCGTGCCGACGTGCTCGCGGGGCTGGTGGTCGCACTCGCGCTGATCCCGGAAGCCATCGCCTTTTCCATCATCGCCGGGGTAGATCCCAAAGTCGGTCTCTACGCCTCCTTCTGTATCTGTGCTGTCATCGCCTTTGTCGGCGGGCGCCCCGGAATGATCTCGGCGGCGACAGGAGCCATGGCACTGCTGATGGTTACGCTGGTAAAAGAGCATGGACTCCAGTACCTGCTGGCCGCGACGCTACTATGTGGCGTACTTCAAATCCTTGCCGGCTACCTGAAGCTCGGCTCGTTGATGCGCTTTGTTTCACGCTCGGTAGTCACCGGCTTCGTAAACGCATTAGCGATTCTGATTTTTATGGCGCAATTGCCTGAGCTGACCAATGTCACCTGGCATGTCTATGCCATGACCGCTGCGGGCCTGGGAATCATCTACCTGTTCCCGTATGTACCGAAAATCGGCAAGGTGATTCCCTCTCCATTGGTGTGCATTCTGACGCTGACTGCCATCGCCATTTACCTCGGTTTGGATATCCGCACCGTCGGTGACATGGGCCAACTGCCTGATACGCTCCCGATCTTCCTCTGGCCTGAAGTTCCGCTGAATTTTGAAACCCTGCGCATCATTTTCCCGTACTCGGCTGCGTTGGCAGTAGTGGGTCTACTCGAATCAATGATGACCGCGACCATCGTCGACGACCTTACCGACACCACCAGCAACAAAAACCGCGAGTGCAAAGGCCAGGGTGTGGCCAACATCGCTGCCGGCATGCTTGGCGGCATGGCAGGTTGCGCCATGATCGGCCAGTCGATCATCAACGTGAAATCTGGTGGCCGCACCCGTCTCTCGACATTGTGTGCCGGCGTTTTCCTGCTGCTGATGGTGGTATTTCTTGGCGAGTGGCTCTCCAAAATCCCTATGGCGGCACTCGTGGCTGTGATGATCATGGTGTCCATCGGCACCTTTAGCTGGGATTCCTTGCGTAATCTGAAAGAGCATCCGCTGTCGACCAACCTCGTCATGGTGGCGACCGTCGTGGTCGTCGTGGCCACTCACAATCTGGCTTACGGCGTACTGGTAGGTGTGCTGCTGGCCTCCCTGTTCTTCGCAAACAAGGTCGGGCACTACCTGGATATCAAGAGCACTCTTGAAGAGACGAAATCGCATCGGACTTACCGCGTCGTGGGCCAGGTGTTCTTTAGCTCTGCGGACAAGTTCACTGAGGTTTTTGACTTCAAGGAGGCGCTCAACAAGGTCACCATCGATCTCACACAGGCGCATTTCTGGGATATCACCGCCGTCGCAGCGCTGGATAAGGTCGTGATCAAGTTCCGACGCGAAGGCGCTGAGGTTGAAGTGCTCGGTCTCAATGAAGCCAGCGCGACAATCGTTGACCGCTTCGGCGTGCATGACAAACCCGGTGCCATCGACAAGCTCATGAGCCACTAA
- a CDS encoding PepSY domain-containing protein: MKAMTRVFTGLALVGAMGASSAWADTPGADWKVNKDQAEAALKGAGYTQITKIEADDGHWEGEGIKADGKQYEFQVDPHDGKIIKDELDN; this comes from the coding sequence ATGAAAGCGATGACTCGAGTGTTCACTGGCCTGGCATTGGTTGGTGCTATGGGGGCTTCTTCCGCTTGGGCTGATACGCCCGGAGCTGACTGGAAGGTGAATAAGGATCAGGCCGAGGCAGCCCTGAAAGGGGCAGGCTACACCCAGATCACCAAAATCGAAGCTGACGATGGTCATTGGGAAGGTGAGGGCATCAAGGCTGACGGCAAGCAGTACGAATTCCAGGTAGATCCGCACGACGGCAAAATCATCAAAGACGAACTGGATAACTGA
- a CDS encoding DUF4440 domain-containing protein, with translation MLHAPCQLASYDQLALVMANQQICPAPQPRKLFRQCFQTNSNGLVPSSHAYRGDYVSHEKVNNMSVSKAWLESAIHALEVRLLERKTRLDRDILNSLLAPDFVEFGANGVVWNRAQIIDALLEQDFVQRQIYDFQIRILSETVVLSTYRCAVLDPSGGSESLRSSIWRQVGCDWQLAFHQGTARARE, from the coding sequence ATGCTGCATGCGCCATGCCAGTTGGCGAGTTACGATCAACTGGCGCTTGTAATGGCTAATCAGCAGATTTGCCCTGCTCCGCAGCCGCGCAAACTGTTTCGGCAGTGTTTCCAGACCAACAGTAACGGTTTGGTTCCATCCAGCCATGCCTATCGGGGGGATTATGTTTCACACGAGAAGGTCAACAACATGAGTGTTTCGAAGGCATGGCTGGAGTCAGCCATTCACGCGCTGGAAGTACGTCTGCTTGAGCGCAAAACTCGTCTTGATCGCGACATACTGAACAGCTTGCTGGCTCCAGATTTTGTAGAATTTGGCGCGAATGGTGTCGTTTGGAACCGAGCACAGATCATCGACGCCTTGCTGGAACAAGACTTTGTCCAGCGTCAGATCTACGATTTTCAGATACGCATCCTCTCCGAAACAGTGGTGCTGAGCACCTATCGATGCGCTGTTCTTGATCCGAGCGGCGGTAGCGAGTCTTTGAGAAGCTCGATATGGCGCCAAGTAGGATGCGATTGGCAATTGGCGTTCCACCAAGGAACGGCGAGGGCAAGAGAATAA
- a CDS encoding N-acetyltransferase family protein — protein sequence MDSISLLPKLLVRKPVSDDAAAIAILHIRSWQSAYVGLLSKRYLSALDTSVERRVVFLKQAIESGSPSIRVAELDGQVIGWVSFGPSRDQDAPNGTAELMAIYLDPLCWARGIGTALWAEARQALMGHGYQQVCAWVLDGNERATRFYCKHGFSAQAGSQRIFEENCEPLSLTRYGLMLDS from the coding sequence ATGGATAGCATCAGCTTGTTACCCAAGCTCCTTGTCCGCAAGCCTGTCAGTGACGATGCCGCTGCCATAGCCATCCTTCACATCCGCAGTTGGCAAAGCGCCTACGTAGGGCTGCTGTCGAAACGATACCTGAGCGCCTTAGACACCAGTGTGGAACGCCGTGTGGTGTTCCTGAAGCAGGCAATCGAGTCTGGCAGCCCCTCAATTCGCGTGGCCGAATTGGATGGGCAAGTGATTGGGTGGGTTTCGTTCGGCCCTAGCCGTGACCAGGATGCTCCCAACGGCACTGCTGAACTGATGGCAATCTACCTCGACCCATTATGCTGGGCACGTGGTATTGGCACGGCTCTTTGGGCAGAGGCCCGGCAGGCATTGATGGGCCATGGCTATCAACAGGTTTGTGCGTGGGTGCTCGACGGCAACGAGCGAGCCACACGCTTTTACTGCAAGCATGGTTTTTCAGCGCAGGCAGGAAGCCAACGCATCTTTGAAGAAAATTGTGAACCCCTCTCGCTTACCCGCTATGGCTTGATGCTCGATTCATGA
- a CDS encoding OBAP family protein gives MRQLIQSISLPLACTLLGACSAPETKSPVESPGRPISATTQLLEAGAAALQSKPPIEAINVYLDGFHFYNGHPGVQMEAHHYCSILNEDVIQCVIFDGNTKGAKVMGVEYIINEKLFAGLPAKEKAMWHSHVYEVSSGQLIAPGIPAPAEHALMERLAHTYGKTWHTWHTDQDKALPVGVPQLMMGFTADGQVDAAMVEQRNRRLGVDATRIKAQRADIRIPAADPQADGWEYGNVIQITDPTGAHLHRPVTSTPANTNSRSSR, from the coding sequence ATGCGACAGTTGATTCAGTCGATATCCCTTCCCCTCGCCTGCACCCTACTGGGGGCTTGCTCCGCTCCCGAAACAAAGTCGCCTGTAGAGTCACCCGGCAGACCTATATCAGCCACAACCCAGCTGCTGGAAGCCGGTGCAGCGGCACTACAGTCCAAGCCGCCCATTGAGGCCATCAACGTCTACCTAGATGGCTTTCATTTCTATAATGGGCATCCCGGTGTGCAGATGGAGGCGCATCACTACTGTTCAATCCTGAATGAGGATGTTATCCAGTGCGTGATCTTCGACGGCAACACAAAGGGCGCGAAGGTCATGGGCGTGGAATACATCATCAACGAGAAGCTTTTTGCCGGGTTACCAGCCAAAGAGAAGGCGATGTGGCATAGCCATGTCTACGAGGTCTCTTCTGGGCAACTGATCGCCCCAGGCATTCCTGCACCAGCTGAACATGCTCTGATGGAGCGACTTGCGCATACATATGGAAAGACATGGCATACCTGGCACACCGACCAGGACAAAGCGCTGCCTGTGGGTGTGCCGCAGTTGATGATGGGCTTTACCGCAGATGGGCAGGTTGATGCTGCAATGGTTGAGCAGCGCAATCGACGCTTGGGCGTTGATGCGACAAGAATCAAAGCTCAGCGGGCCGACATTCGTATTCCTGCAGCTGATCCTCAGGCGGATGGATGGGAGTACGGCAACGTCATCCAAATCACCGATCCAACCGGCGCGCATCTGCACCGCCCCGTTACATCCACGCCGGCGAATACCAACAGCCGTTCCAGTAGATAG
- a CDS encoding stress-induced protein, translating into MANDPDKTGQQGGTDQNNPGGFENDPHPPSEPGQTGGQTWEGESDPQREVPQGDQDLGGGYQSDHQGAAGAAHQGGMGGHTTGPKSDNGQSEIDEASQAVQDEDSGMTEDNR; encoded by the coding sequence ATGGCAAACGATCCAGACAAGACCGGTCAACAAGGCGGCACCGATCAGAACAATCCTGGTGGCTTCGAGAATGACCCACACCCGCCATCTGAGCCCGGTCAAACGGGCGGACAGACGTGGGAAGGCGAATCCGACCCTCAACGAGAAGTCCCTCAAGGTGATCAAGACTTAGGCGGTGGATACCAAAGCGATCACCAGGGCGCAGCTGGTGCAGCTCATCAGGGTGGGATGGGAGGCCATACCACGGGGCCCAAATCGGACAATGGGCAAAGCGAAATTGATGAAGCTTCGCAAGCGGTACAGGATGAAGACAGTGGCATGACTGAGGACAACCGATAA
- a CDS encoding NUDIX domain-containing protein, with the protein MSVTKHRPVRAKATIICSRNDKVLLVRRKGAKWKFPSGVLATGEAPIVAAARELWKGLALHRTSLNAVGTVEVGNVLHHIFTTDVPDGCCVALGRGIVDCKWICWEDLSSTMLKPTAAALLSRDLQELVYHDGRLE; encoded by the coding sequence ATGAGCGTCACCAAGCATCGCCCGGTCAGAGCTAAGGCCACGATCATCTGCTCACGAAATGACAAGGTTCTGCTAGTCCGCAGGAAGGGTGCTAAATGGAAGTTTCCAAGCGGCGTGCTCGCGACCGGTGAAGCGCCAATCGTCGCCGCTGCCCGTGAGCTTTGGAAGGGGCTAGCGCTTCATCGCACAAGCTTGAACGCTGTGGGCACTGTCGAGGTAGGCAACGTTCTCCACCATATTTTTACGACTGACGTACCCGACGGTTGCTGCGTCGCGCTTGGCAGAGGCATCGTTGATTGTAAGTGGATTTGTTGGGAGGACTTGAGTTCAACCATGCTGAAGCCCACAGCCGCTGCTTTGCTTTCACGAGACCTGCAGGAGCTCGTTTACCATGATGGGCGACTGGAATGA